The Pseudarthrobacter sulfonivorans genome includes a window with the following:
- the fdhA gene encoding formaldehyde dehydrogenase, glutathione-independent — MTGNKAVAYKEPGKVELIDIDYPSFELQDGPGVNPANVGRTVPHGVILKTVATNICGSDQHMVRGRTTAPPNLVLGHEITGEVVEVGPGVEFIKVGDICSVPFNIACGRCRNCKERKTGICLNVNPDRPGSAYGYVDMGGWVGGQANYVLVPYADWNLLKFPDKDQALEKIMDLTMLSDIFPTGFHGAVTAGVGVGSTVYVAGAGPVGLAAATSAHLLGAAVVIVGDLNADRLAQARSFGCETIDLAEGGPAEQIEQILGVPEVDCGVDAVGFEARGHGHDAKEAPATVLNSLMEVTAAGGALGIPGLYVTGDPGGVDEAAKKGALSLSLGTGWAKSLSFTTGQCPVMKYNRQLMMAILHDKVSIAKNVNAKAITLEDAPRGYAEFDAGAATKYVLNPNGYLS; from the coding sequence ATGACTGGGAACAAAGCCGTTGCCTACAAAGAACCGGGCAAGGTCGAACTGATCGACATCGACTATCCAAGCTTCGAACTCCAAGACGGCCCGGGCGTGAATCCGGCGAACGTGGGGCGCACAGTACCCCACGGGGTCATCCTGAAAACCGTGGCCACCAACATCTGCGGTTCGGACCAGCACATGGTCCGCGGGCGCACCACGGCGCCGCCCAACCTGGTGCTGGGGCACGAGATCACCGGCGAGGTGGTGGAGGTTGGTCCCGGCGTCGAGTTCATCAAAGTGGGGGACATCTGTTCGGTGCCCTTCAACATCGCCTGCGGCCGCTGCCGGAACTGCAAGGAACGCAAGACCGGCATCTGCCTGAACGTTAATCCGGACCGCCCCGGCAGCGCCTACGGTTATGTGGATATGGGCGGCTGGGTGGGCGGCCAGGCCAACTATGTGCTGGTCCCGTACGCAGACTGGAACCTGCTGAAGTTTCCGGACAAGGACCAGGCCCTGGAAAAGATCATGGACCTGACCATGCTGTCGGACATTTTCCCCACCGGCTTCCACGGCGCCGTGACGGCCGGGGTGGGCGTCGGCTCCACAGTGTATGTGGCCGGCGCCGGGCCTGTTGGCCTCGCAGCGGCCACCAGCGCGCACTTGCTGGGTGCCGCCGTCGTGATCGTGGGGGACTTGAACGCCGACCGGCTGGCGCAGGCGCGCAGCTTTGGGTGCGAAACGATTGACCTCGCGGAGGGTGGCCCCGCGGAGCAGATCGAGCAGATCCTGGGCGTCCCGGAAGTGGACTGCGGCGTGGACGCGGTGGGCTTCGAAGCGCGCGGCCACGGCCATGACGCCAAGGAGGCACCTGCCACGGTGCTGAACTCGCTGATGGAAGTCACCGCGGCCGGCGGTGCGCTGGGCATTCCCGGGCTGTACGTCACCGGCGATCCGGGAGGCGTAGACGAAGCTGCCAAGAAGGGTGCGCTGAGCCTGAGCCTGGGCACCGGCTGGGCCAAGTCGCTCAGCTTCACCACCGGACAATGCCCGGTGATGAAGTACAACCGGCAACTGATGATGGCCATCCTGCATGACAAGGTGAGCATCGCCAAGAACGTGAACGCGAAGGCGATCACCCTGGAGGATGCGCCCAGGGGCTATGCCGAGTTCGACGCCGGAGCGGCCACCAAGTACGTCCTCAACCCGAACGGATACCTCAGCTGA